The DNA window TCAACTCCCCCATGCCTTCCCTTCAGGTACGCAGCCCGGGACAAGAGCAAGCTGATCCAGCTGGGCATCACCCATGTTGTGAATGTTGCTGCGGGCAAGTTTCAGGTGGACACAGGTGCCAAGTTTTACCGTGGAATGCCCCTGGAGTACTATGGCATTGAGGCTGATGACAACCCCTTCTTCGACCTCAGTGTCTACTTTCTACCTGTTGCTCGATACATCCGAACTGCCCTCAGTGTTCCCCAAGGTGAACTGCTGGCGaaggcactggggtgggggttgggggtgtgtgtggggtgggatCTGGGGCACTTTTTCCAGTAGCACTGGTGGGTTGGGTGTCCAGAGTTATAAACCTCTTCAACAACCTTCCCACCCCATGGAGCAATGAGCTGCTACCATTTAGTGAGTGTCCCCTTCAGGGGACCAACGATCACAGACATAGCTAAGGTCCAGTGTGGTCGTCACTGTAACCATATCCCTCAGTAAGTGTATTGGGCAGAGGGTACAGGGCCTAGCAAAGGCTGAGCAGGCCCTTCTAAGATGAGGCCTTGGCATAGGGcagcagggacagaggaaggggcagaacgGGGGGAAGGAGAGGTAGGTGGACACCCCCTGTCATCTGCCTCAAATCCAGGGGACTCTGGAAATACtctaccccctcccaccctgccagAGTTACAGAGGATGCCAGAGGAAGCGCCTTGGACCTGGAGAAGGGAATCCCAGCTGGTAACCTTGGCTCAGCCACTAACTTGCTGGTGACCTCGAGCcagtccccttccctctctgggcctcagttgcctcatctgaCTGTGAGAACATTGTCAGTATTCCAGGGTGCTGTGACAGGGGGGCTGAAGGATGGCCAGAAGGATCTCCAATTCCCAGTGGGGTGGTCAGTGCGAGGGCAGGTAGCTGACGCTAGGTTGGGTCTTCCCACAGGCCGTGTGCTGGTACACTGTGCTATGGGGGTGAGCCGCTCTGCTACAGTTGTCCTGGCATTCCTCATGATCTGCGAGAACATGACCCTGGTGGAGGCCATCCAGACGGTGCAGGCCCACCGTGATATCTGCCCCAACTCGGGCTTCCTCCGGCAGCTCCAGGTTCTGGACAACCGACTGGGGCGGGAGACGGGGCGGCTCTGACTTGGTGAGCAGCCGGGAGCCCTGACCCTCTGGCCGGCATGGCCCAACCCAACCagcctggccctggggacagCTGCTGTTTCCAATGACCTTGAGGTATAAATAGCAAGTGGGGGCTTAGctgaggcagaagcagggagagtcGAGTGGTGACCTTTGGCAGGTGGATTTCCCTGACCCAATCCAGAGATTCTTTATACAGAAGAGAGTTCAGTCTGTCTCTATAATAAAAGGTTCATCATAATAAAGACAGGAGATCTTCTGGTGGTTTGTGGGGTAGGGTCTTGCTCCCAGGATGGCCATGAGGGTCCAGAAGTCTTGCCAGCTCTGAGTCAGCATGATGGCAGCCTACAGAAGGAGTCTGTCAGTTTCCATGAAGACAGAGGGCAGGTGAGGATTAATCAGCGGTATCTGCCTCAGGTGCAAAAGGGAGGAGCGAGGGTACAGGTGCTGAGAATTTGCTGGCCCTTTCCTCATCTTGTCCTCCCTCATACCTTCACCCAAGAGCTAGGCTGTCGGAATCGAGCCCGATGTTCAGTGCGTCAGCATCCTCTCCTTGCCCACCCTAGCAAAACGCGATCGTCAAAAACTGGCTGTGCAAGTAGCAGCTCTTGAATCTTTTCATCAACGCTGTACTTTCAAAAGGACTGACTCAAACGAGAGGCATCTGGAAAACACAAGCATGAACCGAGACGATCGGGTCTGGGGAGGAGACAGCCCAGAAATCCCAGGCAAAGGATGGTTATATGATGGAGCAAAAGATTTTGTTCTGAGTTTCTTCGTATTTGTGCCCtaataaaacaatgtaaaaagcCCCCAGGTTCCTCAGGGTTCTGGCAGCTGCCTCTTTTCTCCTGCAGAGTTCCCACCctgcttggggggaggggtggtcccCTAGCCCCCACAGCCTCAGTTCCCATCTCCGGGCTGATGATTCTTGGACCCCTCTCGGCAGCCCagttccccccgcccccagcttcaAACCTCTGTATCCCACTGCCCACCTCTATTTGAACATTGCACTTGAATTTCAAACTCAGCTGCACTTTGCATCAGCCCCGCCCCACAGGCTGaattcttcctgcttcttcctttgagTGAAGAGTTCCAACAGCCATTGTAGCTCAAGTCAGTGATGGGCGTTACCTTGGACTCCCGCCTCTCAGAAAACTAGCCTGTAATTCTGCCTCCTCAGTCCCACCCGAATCTGCATGCTCAGCTTCATCTTTGGTGTGAGTACCCAAGTTCGAGGcaccctcacctcttccctggcCCCTGGATCACGAGTAGCAGCCCACTATTGgtctctctgcctccagcttTGCCCAGACAAGTCTCCATGTAGACTTCTTACTAAAATGGAAATCTGATCACGTCACTACTCTGCTTACAACCCCCTAAGTACAAATACCTTGACAAAATATAAAGATGCTTCATTATCTGAGAACCTTCTCGTATCTCTAGCCTTATTTCTTGTAATTCTGTTCCCATACACACCCTGTAATTAAGAAATGCTAAATGCCCTTGCAGTTTCCAGAATGCACCACATTCTCTTACCTCTGGTACTTTGCACAAGCTTCAGATTGTACCACCTGAATGCATCACCCTCACCCATTCTCACCGGGGTCTCTAGGAGTCTCGGTTTAGCTCTTACTTCTGGGAAGCCCTTCTGGACCCTCCAAACCTGAGAGAAGCGCTCTTCCTTGGGCTCCCAAAATGTCCATCCACCTTTTGTGATGTCACCCGTCACTCTGAATCGTAATTTACTGGTGCCTCGTCATTCTCTTTCAAGTGGCTAGCTCTGATCAGCTTCCCATGGTCTCAAGGTCCCCGTGGCTCCCACACTCTGGCTATGATCCTCCCCCCAGGGGGAGCTCTGTGGTCGTGTGGACCACAACGACAGGTTGTCCCCACGGCGGCCATAAGGTCTTCTCTACAGAGGTCACCACGGGGAGTGGACTCCTGCTGGCCCCAGGAGCGGGCCTGCCTCCAGAGGGCACCTCCTCTTCCCCGAGCACCCCGACACCCTCTTCCCAGTGCATCTTGTTCTTCTCTGGCCACCTTGGACACTTCCTACTCACTCCTCACCAGCGCTCTCTGgggccagctctgcctcctgcgCAGAGGGGTCCTTGCCCTTCTCCGCCATCTGGTCTATTTCCAGAGGGCAGGTGCTTTTCCCTTGCATGAATCAAAAAAGGTGCCCTCTTGAAGCAAATCAGCCTTTCAGGCTTCATCACTCTTGGGCTTGGTTGAGGAAAGCTGTCCCTTTCTCCCAAGCGGACGCAGCTCCGTGTCAGGGTGCCCATCTGAGTGAGCTGAGCACAGGCTGTGTTTTAGTCCCCAGTTCTCCTTCTGCAACTCAAAAACCGCACAAACGTACGCTGCCTCGTCTGATACATAGTGATGAACACCCCGTTTTATCACTGAAGATAAAATGCAGATGGCGTGTTGCCTCAGGTATACAGGGTCTCTGGGCTCCGGCCTCCAAAGGCAAGTAGTGCccagccagctccctgctctcctccctaCAGCACTTGGTCCTAATCCCTGGTTGTTGACTACCTGAGGTGCTCTCAGAGCCTTTTCCAAAGGGTAAATGTACATCCTCGCTGGAGGACTGCAGAAGGGCTGCCACTGCGGTGCCCAACCCGCAGGGCCCCTCTCCAATCTGGGGATGGAAAACGGTTCTCAATTCATCCTCAGGTTGGTGGCGCCTATTCTCCAGAACAGACAAAGCTAGTCCCTGCTCAAGAGACCCATCTGCCCACCCCCAATTCCTGTGGATTCCTCCCTGTGCCTGACAACTCAGCCCTTGTTGCTATTTCTTGCTCATGCACTGTCAGCGGGACCCAAAATAGTGGTTCGAAAAGTCAGTCTCTAAACATCCTGGTCTAGGAGTGTGGGCAGCCTGTCCCGGCTGGCTGGGCTGGAGTGCCCAGAATCTAGGTCAGAGCCACACCCTGGGGCTTGAGTTTCAGCAGGTGACCTTCTTGGGGCTTTGAGGTTTGGGCTCAGAACCGGAGGCTgcagggaaaagagggagggaagcctAAGAAGGCACGTGGTAGGAAGGCCAAACATTCCCCGGAGCATCTGAGGAAACAGGTTGAGCTGGGGGTTGGCATCTCCATCGGGAAGAATTCCTGCCCGCCACGCTTGCCCTGGGATGTCCGCCATGATGCGTCTGCTCCCTTTCTTCTCTAGAGCAGCCTCGTGAAAGAAGTGGGGGTATGGTTAAGAGGATGACTTTGGAGCCAGATTACCTGGGTTCAAGTTTTACCTGTGCCCTTTACCTGAGGCGTGTGACCTCAGTGAATCTGTCcataactcagtttcctcatctgtaatgtggGAGTCATGATAGCCAACATACACGATTGTTGGAAGGATTATGTGGGGAATATAGGAAGTGCTTTGTGCAACATGTGGAGAGCTCCCCAAAATGAGAGCTGTGATTATTGTCACAGTACATAGTCCATGGGCCCCTGGCGTCAGACGAGGCACAGAATCCCATCTTGGACTAAAAGTTGGCTGTGCTCTCAGAGTGTTGAACGAATGATTAAAAATTAGCTGACCTAAATGCAACATCGTAGTTTGGATTAGATTCTGGAACAGAAGAAGGATATAAgtagaaaaactggtgaaatccggAAAAAACTTGTGGTTTAGTTAATAGTGTGATACCAATTTTGATCTCTTTGATAAATATGCCACGGTTACGTAAGAGGCTAACATTAGAGGTAGCTGGGTGGCAGGTATACAAGAAATGTCTCTGTTAGTGTTGTAACtctgtaaatgtaaaattatttcaaaataaaaagttacaaaaactTGCTGATGATTACGGGCTGTTTTGCACATGCCAAGCACTATGCGGAGTGCCtcagatacatctttttttttttttccagttttatttctttagggaagaaaacacaaatcaaatatagcaaaatattaagatttgaccatattgagttgtaggaatatAGGTGGTTGTTAcatcttttcttttgtgttctttttcttttaaaaaaaagatttcttatttatttatttgagagagagagtgtgcgttagaagagggcagaggggcagggggagagggcgagggagagagaggatctcaagcagactccctgctgagtgcagagcctgacacagggctcgatcttacgaccctgagatcatgacctgagccaaaaccaggagttggatgctcaggtgactgagccacgcaggggccccttcttgaaatatttcccaattttgaaagtaaaaaatagatTATCTTCTAAAATTAGAAACATCCTATTCTATATACTTAGGTTTTTGAAACCCATATCAAATGGATTTTAGGAAATACTATGAATTTAAATGGTACCATTTTTACTGGCTTTAGGCCTAAAATACTGCAAATTCACATGTTATccttttaaaactttcaaaaagcTTTATTACGGAtattttgtttgaagaaaaatgtaatgatGACCTGGTTTATAGTGTTAGATGAAATAATTGTAATCAAGGAGGAGCTAAGCCATTAAGTCAAGCTACATATTATTTTatcccatcctcccatcctcACAGCCCAATGGGATAGGTTCCTAACATCACCCTCATCTTATAGATGAGAACACAAGTGTAGAGAGGTTAGGCCAGAAAGTCCCTCACTTCAATTGAGAGTTTATTATGTACCAGTGCCCTAGTCAGGGTAGGCTAATGGCTCCGACAAGCAAAGCTTTACTTTTCCCTCGCAACACAGGTTGGTGGGGGCATGAAGGGTAGGGGAAACAAGCACGGAGGATGTAGAGGCCAGATGTGTCATGTCCCCTCCAGTTCCACGGGCCGAACTCAGTCACATGGTCACACCCAactgcaggggagcctgggacATGTAGTCCATCAGAGTgcccaagaaggagaagaaactgCAGATACTGGTGATCAGGAATAGGCTTTTATACAGCAGTTGTTGATGACACATGTacaattatttaattctcataggCCATAAGAGGTTGATACTATTGCATTCTTCCCATCTTATGGttgtgaaaactgaggctcaaagagtttAAGTAAGCTTTCTCAAGGTTGCTTAGCTAGCAGTGGTAGAATCATAATATACATCCTGAACCTTCTTCATTCTGTGTTGGCCTTAGTGACTTGCTTGCCCCTAGGATTTGGAGCAAAAGTGGCATTCTGGGATTTCTGAAGCTAGGTCAGAAGATGCCTTATAACTTCTGCCTGGGTTTCTGGGAACACTCTGGGAGCCCTGAACACCATACACGAAGTCCTACTGCCCTAAGACCACCATGCTAGAGAGTCCGTGTGTAGATAAACTAGTCAACATTCTCAGCGGAGTCTAGCCTTTCAGCCTCCCTTCCAAGGTGCTAGATATTTAAATGAATCCATCTTGGACTCTCCAGACCAACATGTCTCGCGGCTAAATACCACTGAGTGACCTCCATCCAAGCCacatggaacagaagaatagTCCATCCAAGCCTGCCTGAATTAAGGACCCATAAAATCATGTGATATAAGGAAATGCTCCTGTTTTACGATGCTAAATTTTGTGGTTCTTCATTATGTATGAATCCATAACCAGCACAGCAGCAGAGCCAACTCTGACCAAGAGCCCTGGCTTTTAAACACCCAGTTTGCCTCTGGAGGCATGGGTGAGTGAGGGAAGGCCAGAGCAGCCACATCCATCCTCTCCACTGCTGGCAGAGTGTGTGGCGATGAGCTCCCACATCTACAGAGGAATACGGAGGACAAGAGGGCCCTGGCTCATATCTGCTCAGAGCCCCACTCAAGATTGGAAGATAGTTAAGGGCTCTGGGGGAATATTGGTGGCAAAGGTCTTGAGGTGGGCAGGGTGGAGAGGCTGCAGGAAAGGGAACatctccctcctcacctcttTCTGTTCTAAGCTCCAACCAGCCCACCTTCTAGGCCaacagactcctgctgagcagcccAAGACTTCCTGGCTACCAGGGGCCCCTGTGGATCTGCTGGCCTCCAGCTCCCAGCCTGGTCTTGACAGCTGCCTCCTCCATTTCCTCCCccacggggggtggggagggcagccaCAGTATGGGCTCTGCAGCCACTGGGGCCTTGGGAAAATCTGGTTTGAGGAAAACTCAAAGGGAAATACCCACCCCGTCCCTACCCAGGTACTGCCTTACTGCCAGCTGGCGGGCAGGAGGGACCAGCTCCCAGTATTCTCCCTTTCCTCGGCTCACTCTGCTCTTCCCGGCTTATTCCCCCAGACTCTGCATTAACTTCCTTATCGATGCTTCTTGAGTGATGTGATGTCTGGTCAGCCTGGTCCTCTCTCTTCGGGAGCTGCTAGAATTTTCCCTGCTCTGAGATTTCCTATACCCCAGCTCCTATCTCAGGGCCTTTCATCAGTCCATCTGTGTGTCCTCCCTCCCTTGAAATCCTTCCCTTTTCACATCCCTGTACAGGTATTCGGGCTTTGCCTCCTATATCTTCTAGGCCTAAAATGGGGCTCCTGGGACCCACAACTGGGACCCCAAAAGACTAGCTATCAAGCTTCCCAGGACTCTGGTTCAGTGCTGCTGGCTGCTAGGGCCATCCTGACTTTGGTAGTGACTGGGGATGAGGGTTGCGGCTTAGGCTGACATgagaaaattcataaataatttaGTACATGTTGGTTTTCCCAGGATCATGTGCATGCTTTAAAAGGAGTGCTGGGGAAGGTGTTGGTTTTACTGGAATGATGAACTAGCTGACAGGGGAACTACTAAGGGGAAACTTACGGGAGAGGTGAGGGGATGCTTCTAGTTCCTTTTGGAACACACATCACAGATGAAGATAAGCCCTCTGTACCATCCATGCAAGGCCCCCATCAGGCCAGTACCGGCATGTATTCCTTGCTCGGGTATTCCCGGTATCACACGCTCTCTACCATATGGCTCGGCTGTCCTAGCCATAGATGGGTGCATCAGGACGGGCACCTGGGCACAGGCTTCTCCTTGCTCCCAATATTCTCCCCTTTTGGTAAAGAACTTCAGTTATGAGCTGGCTGGCAACGTACCCAGCTAACATAGAACGTCCCAACCTCCCTTGCTGGTAAGTGTGGCCACGTGACTacattctggggattaggatatAAGTGGAATTAATGTGTGGAACTCCCGATAAATCTCTCtaaagggggaaggggagtgcCCTTTGATTTCTCCTCTTCACGGTGTTGCCTGAAGTGGGAGGAGCATTGGCTCATCCTGGACTGCCTCTGCCTCCACGTTTCCTTTacgaaagaaagaaatgcttatcCTGTTGAAGCCACTATTTTTCAAGTCTCTGTTACTTGCAGACAAACCTGGCCTCAACTGTTAAATCTCCTCACCCACAAGAAGCCAGAAGTCTGTGGGGTGGTCTAATGTGGGAGGCTGCCCCCATGGGTGCTCTTTCTTGGACAAGACTGCTGACCCAATGAGGTCCTCTCTTTTGGAGAGTTTGAGTGAGAGACGGTAGCAGGATGGGTGGGAAGCTACCCCGAGAGAAGTCAGGAAGCAGGAGCCATAATGTAGCGGTGTC is part of the Ursus arctos isolate Adak ecotype North America unplaced genomic scaffold, UrsArc2.0 scaffold_7, whole genome shotgun sequence genome and encodes:
- the DUSP13B gene encoding dual specificity protein phosphatase 13 isoform X2, whose amino-acid sequence is MDSLPKQDLRRPKIHGAARGSPYQPPTLAHLQRLLWVRRAAMLSHVNEVWPNLFLGDAYAARDKSKLIQLGITHVVNVAAGKFQVDTGAKFYRGMPLEYYGIEADDNPFFDLSVYFLPVARYIRTALSVPQGRVLVHCAMGVSRSATVVLAFLMICENMTLVEAIQTVQAHRDICPNSGFLRQLQVLDNRLGRETGRL